The segment CGTTCTCGATAATGTTTAGGTCAGCAGACCTCGCAGGCCAATTAATAACCTTTAAACTTTTCCGCTTCAATTTgttctttaattaaatttaagtagCCAGCAAACCAAACCAAACCAATACGgccttgaataaattttatttccatttttcctctatAGCCGATTCCTCCTCATATCATTTCTGTACCGCCACCACATTGTCGACGACTCGAAACCCTTTGTTCCTTTCTTAAATCATGGAAATAGTACTTGTATCCATCTGAACCATGCAAATTTAGTTTCTTCCCATCCGTAAATATAATTCGTTTCCGTGAGATTTCAcggcatatgtatatgtatatgaaatttcGTGTGTGTACAGCAGCGCCTTATCATTACGTCCACCAGTGTATAGTGTATCTCAGGCCAACCGACCAACTCGTTCGCACACGACACGAATCGCGCAGCATTTTCGATTAAAGCTAATAAAAACTTTTCATTTATTACTTACCAATAAGATGAAAAGGCAGACTCTGAACAGTATCAAGTTCGGGCCGCGGTAGACTCGTTCCATTTTCGGCAGATGTAATGTAACAACGCTGTCAGTCTATGTAGGAATCGTGATAGAGCCTGTTGGTTCTCGGTGACACGTGAACACACACACAGTGTCTCGAGAGGAAGCGGTATTTTTCACTGTCGGTGTGTTTAGAGACCACGAGTATCGCGCGTTGCCTGCGTCTGTCGGCGATTTTCAACGGACAGCAAGACTCGCGAATAAATTCTCCGATTTTTCCCTGACTCTGAGAGATACACTGTTCGCTATCGAAAAAGTACACGCGATACGAGACACTAAATAGAAGTGGCGGCTCGTAACTAGCAAACCGGTGTAAAATAGAAGCAAGTGTTCAAGACAGCGCGGTAGACTCGATTGTCGACAGATCGCTCAACGATCCTGCACGTCCAAGCGATCGCTCACGATTGACCTGTTCTGttcagtgctgccagatggttgtgagatcgcaaccaggtactctcctacttttccccttccactatcctattccatcgctttaggattgagtggggcaaatgggagacacattgcgcgtgcgcgatggggacgcaacgatgacagatgagatgacatgacatttcgcaggttttaggttattgccgcgtatcgtatcgtactcgtgtacatatacgtacttaatgaaataaatcatatggttcgttctaaatagacattgtaaacattctttattatataataaataaaatgaattgtaacatgtgggagtttcagtcgtgaagcgaagtatgaatgctttcttttatatgtacaattgaaaaaattttgaaatctgtatgtatgtagtactgagttacattccagtaaaatcaataaatcataatatattttaacactgttaaccctcatacgcttctcaaaaatagttgcataaaagagactgggataataaattcactcatttttcttctacacgataaattgacaaattacgttttatttgtaacgttatattttaaagaaatacaactcacaacatagacataaagggatcaataattacatagtatgtgaaataagtaaatgggtgaattttacgcggcaataacctaaaacctgcgaaatgtcatgccattgttgcgtccccatcgcgcacgcgcaacgtgtctcccatttgcctcactcaatccccgtcgcacacgcgcaacgtgtcacatattactctggtcatcagagagggggtacctcatatcggcgtgattcccctcatctggcagcactggttCTGTTCCTGCTGCGGCCTGCTGCGTGTACCGCGCAACACGGTACCAGTTGTCTTAACCGAACCCCCTCTACAGCCCCTTAATCGCGCGCCGTACCTCAGGGAACCGAACAAACCGATAGGGGGAGGATTCCTCGTGGGATGGCTACTGGTTACGGTTACGTGGTTACCTCGCCGGCATGGGTTATGGTTAGGTATTGGGTTTCGGTGCGCCGTACAGTGGGCCCAAACgccaatctagctgataaaaaATCATAGTCTTCAAACGCGGCGTCCTATTGCAACTTGTATGGAGTCGTTGTAACCGGGAGACTACATTCTTTAAATTTATTGGTAATTTGgaccacaaaaaaatttttttatttttttattattttttattattttttaattttatgacctgtacattgattaaacattttttactccTCTCAGTCAGTACTATGAACCACAAAAATCTTAAACCCTCTTTATGAGTGATCGCAAACTATTCACAAACTTTAAagttacattaaacaatttctGGCAAGTTCTGGCAGCTGATTTTTACAagaattaaagaacagagtctacATTACGAAATCAAACAGGAAATTCGATCAATACGCGTCAATTTGGTTACTTACATTCGAAGAACTGAAAtgcatgaagtaaaaaatagtcTACCTTTGAACACAGGTATGTATTTggaaaattcattaacttttgcAAATTTTGTAATTACAGAATGAAAGTACGTACTTTCTTCTACAAACCCCATGAAAGGCAAAAtattcgcatttaatattaacgttTACCAGTAGCAAAAACACTGACCGTTCTGGGGGACTTTAAAGGCCTCAGCGACTACAGACTTTTGCGTAAATATTACCCTATATAAAAAATCTTCAGAGCAaaacagaatataatttaaagatCTACAGGGATTTAAgaatggaaacaaataaaaaagtaagtaatAGTATGTGATTGGAAATACGACtttttatcagctagattggcgtttgggcccactgtgcgccgcgccgcgccgcgcggttGGGTAAAACGATCCGATGAACTttgtgtaaaaatcaaagaactttcgatagaaatgagtagactgtggatctttctgcaaaatacaaagtttctgcatcaattgcaagacgcaggagctaaatataaatttatattcttcattaataattttaatgtgatgAAAATGATATATATTAATATGTACTACTCTGGAAAGCAGaaataatggaaaaattgatgtaatcccttaacgactttgttacattaaaaacaacattacactattcttgaatttttgaaatcttttcccgtttatgtaaaataaaaagtttgtgtatTTATTGGAAGACGCAGGAAACCGCGCCCGTAGGAAAAACGCGCGAAATCGGTTGCGCGTTTGAAACTGTTTGAAACTCGAAGGTGCGGTAACGTGAGGTTCGATCATTCGATTCGAATCGCATAATGTCCGATATAAAAAGTGTTTTATCTTTGCTATGCCAGCATTTGAAACTGTCGATCAACGTTACAATGAAACCGGAATATTTCAGACTAGCAAAATTTGATGACACTCCGGAAAATGTTGTAAATATTTGCGGGCGGTGTTACATAACCTCTATGCGCACCGCTGTGCGTATGTGAACAGTCGACAGAATATTAATTGATGATTTATTTTCTGTAATAGGGCGAGACATTCTGGGAAGCGTTGAATATCTTGAGTTACCGTGTTGTACAAGAAAAGCAAATCGAAGTCAACTTTCAACATTATGGTAGATTCTTTTGATCTAGTATTTTCAATCTAAATATGTAAGAAACTCTTGCGTATATTTGTTAAGACCGAGCATATTTTTAGATACAGTGTGGGCTACCAAATTGTATTTTGCGTATCTACAGTATCCTTCCATCGAGTTTTACGCTGCTAGCAAGCACGATAAAAACAGCAGACAATTATTATTAGCGTTAGCTTGGCTTCTTGGAACTCAAGATGCTTTAGATACTACGATTCGTGTGAATCTATCGAATAGCGTTCTTGGAAAGGAATGTTCAAAGTCGAACGATTCAGAAGCAGTCTACAATTtaaatgtaattgaaatttaattagtAATTAGAGAAGAGATAACGAGGGTAGTCCCAGAAGTATCCGACCTAACGAAGAAAACACAAAAAAGTTGGGAAAAAAtatctttatttctcaacgtagTCTCCTTTTAGCTCGATACACTTTTCCTAGTGATGTTCAATAGCTTCGATACCCTGTTTATAGTGAGATCCGTCGAGCTTCTCAAAATAGCAATAAACCGCAGACTCCACCTCTTCATTGTTGGCAAATCTTTTACCACCTTTTACCTTTACCAcattttttcaagtttggaaAGAGAAAATAGTTTGAGGGGGCTAAATCTGGCGAATAGGGTGCGCGAGGAAGCAATTCGAACTTTAACTCATTGATTTCGGCCACCGTGATACCGGATGTGTGAACTGGTGCATTGTCCTGACGGAACAACACTTTCTTTCTCGCTAAATGCTATTGGTGGCTGTCAAACAAGTACTAAACAACGTAGCGTCTTCAGACTTCAAACTTAAGCTTTATAAAGATTGTACTTTTGGCTAtagtaacttttcaaataacaACCGCCAGTTATATGTCAAGGTTGGGTACTTCTGGGACTACCATCGTATATCCAAGAAATGATACGCTTTTCAGGAAAAAGAAATAGAGCAAGCCGTGCCGAAAACAACGGTTGCTCAGTTGAACAGTATGGTACATTTACATGGTAAAGTGAATTACAATATCAGAGAGATATACAATCTCGTTTCTGAGAGAGCTAATTTAATAAGCAAAGTTCATGCTGCAACTATGAAAGTCAGTGGTCTCCCTCATTTGAGCGTATCTGAACTGGCTCTAATCAAACGTATTGCGACTGCTGATAAAAGTGAGCTATCCCGGAACGATAAGAAATACATACAGGAATTATTAGCTGCTGGGAATTTACTGGATGCGCATGCTAAATGGCGAAGGAAAGAACATATTTTCTTCGAATGGATGGTAGATATTCGAATAGATGTTTTATCCGGAGGTATAGTAAtggctagactgcggacctttatgcaaaataaaaactgtcactatcaattgcaagacgtaAGCATCAAATAGAAATTCCTTTCTTGCTTCGACGACTTCGAAAGGTTGAAAATTGCATATCGACACCTTCCAAGTTTTCTAATCTTTCTAGCATACTGattccgcagtctggtaatggcATAGTAATAGTGAAACCAAAATTTTCAGGTGACGGTAGTGCAAGAACACAAAAAGCATTCGAGTTCCAGTTCGCTCGACATAAACtggaatgaaattttcaatttcatatccgtGTTGCACCGAGTAATGCAAGGAAGATTCGAAGCTTTATCTTGCCAAGAGAACCATGGCTGTAGTAATCAGACTTTCGAAAGTGTGTCGCGGTTAATGAGGACTGAAATGGGCCGCGATATAATGGAGAATCGATTGACAGAGATGTCAGCGGAATTGGAGAAAGAAACGAGAAATCTGTCGGAAAGCAAGGAAAAGTTATCCGACGAGTTGAGGAAACTTTTACATTTAATTCCTTCTTGTATACAACTTTGACattttataacaaaataaaaaagggaaGCGCAAACGTACGCCCGAACACAGCGGTATCTTACAACTAAGGAACTCTTGGTCGAGTCTTGAGAGGATAGACTCGTTTCCGGGTTTGCAAGGGTTCTCGTTtcccaataatgcaaagatggtttTTCGGTAGTCAAAGGCgataaataaaagatcaatctaagccacgatcgccctcaaaggtaatttgcattattccacAGCGTAATTTGAATTATTCGGAAGCttatacagctgcgcatgtagctagtttcataaagctgcgacagctacatgctgccgaataatgcaaattgctcctcgcaaacgtaaaaataggatttttgagggcgatcgcggcctaaattgatcttatatctagcgcttttgactactgcaaaaccccatCCTTGCTATATCGAGaagtgagaaggcgcatcccgcaccctcgcaatcctggaaacgagtctacccttgAGCTATGTCAAAACATTGCGAGGCAGCTCCGCGAGGCTGTGGCACAAGTACTAAATCCAACTACATACCACGATCGGAGACACTCTAgtccaggcttgccatattccgcgcgtgccaggccccttaccgctgcgcccctcgcccatctgctgggctaagcccgcctggcttgccccacttctcgccagtgggagcAGGTAGGGAACCTAACGGGCGTTCTTTTGTTCCGCGCGACGCCACGGACGGCTTGGCTTGGGTGAAAGTGAAGTCTTTATGGGACACCCGTTAGCTTGCTCAACGCGCACGCGTGGCGACGAGTGGGGCAAGCCAGGCgggcttagcccagcagatgggcgaggggcgcagcggtaaggggcctggcacgcgcggaatattgCAAGCCTGCTCTAGTCCAGGGGTTTCCAACCTTTAaagaatttttttccgcgcctccctaccttctatatttttaatagatacaataaaatagacacgttttaaaaactgttgagttttatttatttttagataTGATGGTATGaaagttaattttttattaaaaaatttagacGCGCTtcccaggttggaaaccgctgctctAGTCGGCGCAATCGAAGCAGT is part of the Lasioglossum baleicum chromosome 6, iyLasBale1, whole genome shotgun sequence genome and harbors:
- the LOC143209548 gene encoding tubulin epsilon and delta complex protein 1 isoform X2, with product MSDIKSVLSLLCQHLKLSINVTMKPEYFRLAKFDDTPENVGETFWEALNILSYRVVQEKQIEVNFQHYDTVWATKLYFAYLQYPSIEFYAASKHDKNSRQLLLALAWLLGTQDALDTTIRVNLSNSVLGKECSKSNDSEAVYNLNEKEIEQAVPKTTVAQLNSMVHLHGKVNYNIREIYNLVSERANLISKVHAATMKVSGLPHLSVSELALIKRIATADKSELSRNDKKYIQELLAAGNLLDAHAKWRRKEHIFFEWMVTVVQEHKKHSSSSSLDINWNEIFNFISVLHRVMQGRFEALSCQENHGCSNQTFESVSRLMRTEMGRDIMENRLTEMSAELEKETRNLSESKEKLSDELRKLLHLIPSCIQL
- the LOC143209548 gene encoding tubulin epsilon and delta complex protein 1 isoform X1; this encodes MSDIKSVLSLLCQHLKLSINVTMKPEYFRLAKFDDTPENVGETFWEALNILSYRVVQEKQIEVNFQHYDTVWATKLYFAYLQYPSIEFYAASKHDKNSRQLLLALAWLLGTQDALDTTIRVNLSNSVLGKECSKSNDSEAVYNLNEKEIEQAVPKTTVAQLNSMVHLHGKVNYNIREIYNLVSERANLISKVHAATMKVSGLPHLSVSELALIKRIATADKSELSRNDKKYIQELLAAGNLLDAHAKWRRKEHIFFEWMVDIRIDVLSGGIVMARLRTFMQNKNCHYQLQDVTVVQEHKKHSSSSSLDINWNEIFNFISVLHRVMQGRFEALSCQENHGCSNQTFESVSRLMRTEMGRDIMENRLTEMSAELEKETRNLSESKEKLSDELRKLLHLIPSCIQL